The genomic window ctgcatgcagaattctgcaaaaatatcctctgtgtacaacgtaaaacaccaaataatgcatgcagagcagaagtaggccgatacccgctaattatcaaaatccagaaaagagccgttaaattctacaaccacctaaaaggaagcaattcccaaaccttctataacaaagccatcacctacagagaaatgaacctggagaagagccccctaagcaagctggtcctagggctctgttcacaaacagaccccacagagccccaggacagcaacacaattagacccaaccaaatcatgagaaaacaaaaatataattacttgacacattggaaagattttacaaaaaaactgagcaaactagaatgctatttgtccctaaacagagagtacacagtggcagaatacctgaccactgtgactgacccaaaattaaggaaatctttgattatgtacagactcagtgagcatagccttgctattgagtcctgtgtagctcagttggtagagcatggcacttgcaacaccagggttgtgggtttgattcccacggggggccagtatgaaagaatgtatgcacttactaactgtaagtcgctctggataagagcgtctgctaaatgactaaaatgtaaatgtaaaaattgagaaaggccgctgaaggcagacttggctctcaagagaagacaggctatgtgcacactgcccacaaaatgaggtggaaactgagctgcacttcctaacttcctgccaaatgtatgaccatattagagacatatatttccctcagattacacagaccaacaaatcattcgaaaaaacaaatccaattttgataaactcccatatctattgggtgaaatatcacagatttgtgacctgttgccacaagaaaagggcaaccagtgaagaacaaacaccattgtaaatacaacctatatttatgtttatttattttccctttgtactttaactagttgcacatcattacaacactgtatatagacataatatgacatttgaaatgtctttattattttggaacttttgtgagtgtaatgtgaGTGTAAACATTTTTtagtgtttatttcacttttgtttattatctatttcacttgctttggcattgtaaacatatgtttcccatgccaataaaagccccttaaattgaaattgaagagAGGGAATGCATTGATTATACTTATTCTCATTCAGGAGCTGAATGTAAACCAAAGATGAGAACGGACTAGGTTATTGATTGGTTTTTGTTTTGCAGTATCTAAATTCACAGAGTTATGGCAGAGGTAGTTCAGTTTCCACTGTCTAGCTATAGTGCTGTACTGTTGCTTTGGCTTACAACTTTGTGTCATCTCTGATAACACTCTAATTGGATGTAAATGACGTCACGTTTGGGAGAGAATACGCCCCCTTGCTGCAGAGTGCAGATATGCATCCAGCCCCCCCCTCCGTCTGGTCAACAACACAGCTGCACAGAGAAGCAAAATGGCCGATAGTAAACTAACCGATCTCAGAGCGCTTTGCAACCACCAAGAGGTTATGCATGTGTAGTTTATAGCGAAAACTACATTCGTCCGAAAATATATACGTTAAATGAATTTCTCTATTATGAACATTTCGCATTTTGGTGATGTTATTTCTTATTCGGTTTAGCTTTGAAAGCCTCGAACTACCGTTAGATTGCTAAGCTAGCGTTAGCTAACTAGGTCTGCAAGAATTTCATAAAGTACTTTATGTTGTTTGTGATTCCTGAGGTGAGTAACTAAAACATTTCACACTTTGTAACGTTAGGTTGTTTATTACAAAGTTGTAAAATATGTGTGCTATTGGGTTTTTTCTTACCTTGTTACGTTTCTTACGTTATAAGcgacagctagctaacgttagccatctaGCTACAGAGAACGTCACCGAAGTTTTATCGTAGCTTCTTTGGCCTTGTCAGTCACTTCAGTCCAGAAATGACAGTTGATTGTACACACAAGTTATGCTATGAAGCAGTATTGTTGTCTAGTGTGTATGCATGAATAATTTAAGAAACTCAATCAATTCAATTAAAAAATTGCACAACTATTTTCGTTAGGCACGGAGTTCTCAGCTAACTAACTGTATATCTGTGTAGGCGATGTAATGTAtggatatttttatttattacattttgtatttgttgttattttatgcATGGCGCTTAGCTATGGGAGCTGGTTAGCAAGCCAGCTGTACGTCGTGTTCCCCAGTTACTTGGCTTTACCTTTTTGGAGCCGCAGTTAACGACATCAAAGTCGCTCGCACGAAAGCGCTATCTTACAGCAAGTTTATGTCTATTATTTTGACGATTTAACTAGCTAGGTTAACACACGTTTGGGTCGTTGCGTGACTTTATTCACGGGGAGTCTGTTTCGTCCGTTTTTCAAGTCCACGGCCACGGGTGTGCAGCTTGGGGCTTCTCTGTACTCGAGCTCGAGGCTGGAATAGGCCTTTGCAAACGTCAGAGCGAGACCCCACTCAAGcttctactagctagctagctgatttGTATTAAGTGGCACTAGCTAGCatagctaatttagctagctattatggacattattttttattaaatgcTGCTTTAGATCCACATATAACATGGTTTAACTAGTCAATAAGTAGCTAGTTTTTACTCTAACATTAGATTGCTAGCAAAACATTTTCCTCAGACAAACTTGACTGCTGTCCTTAAAATGTATTTACAGACTAGACTACTACTTCGCAATTTGGACAAACTCTTGTTGAAATTGCCAAAATGCCTTCCATAGCGCGAACTTGCTTTGTTTTTGTTTCCCATACATACACTCAACAAAAAAAACTTCATTTTCAGCTTACTAGCGTTTTCAGTGGAGCGCTTTTGTAAAGCTGAGTCAAACGGGGGACTAAAACTAAATGCCACCCCGTGACACCTGACCTATCTAGCCAACTAGCTCGCTCTATCCTGCACACACTCACCTTCTCGCCATCTCTACTAGCTCGCTAGGCCTTGGCCTACGTGACAATTAAATATTTCTACTAGCAAACGGGTTCTCTTTTATCTACCAGACAGGTACTGCCCAGTCTTACATTTCCTCTCGGTTGGTGTGCATGTGTTGCATGTTGGTTGGAGTCGTAATCGTTTGCTTTCAAATGAATAATTCAGGATGGCTACCACAGACTGTTGCCAAGGTTGTCTGCTTAATACTATAGTTCTGACATTAACTAATTGTGTAAGAGTTCATTTTGATAAACTGTTGATAAAAGTTTTTAGGCAAGTTGCAGAAAATGTATGTAACTTGATGTTGATGCCTATTGCCCAATAGCAATGCCCACATCCATTTAAATGTGTTCCAGATAGGAGAATCAGGAAAGGGAACAGCAGTTCATGGAAGACAAGAAAAAGAAGAAAGAGGATAAAAAGAAAAGGGAAGCTTCCCAGAAGGTACATAATATAATATCCACTTTTCATCTGGAAATTAGGCCTACATAATTCACGGAGTGCTCTGGTATGTTCCTCAAAACAGAATTGTCTGATGTTTGATCCAGTTCCATGGTCCATTGAAAGTCAGAGCCACACTGTTCCGGCTGTGTTTTAGTAGAAGTCGTGACTGCAAGAATTATTTATATTTACTTGGCCTGCACTCCATAGCTGCTTGTGGTATTAGCGCTTGACATTCATTACGATAATCTGTGGGCTGTTTCATGGCACTGACAGTCTTCTATACTTTCAGGTGACTGAACAAAAAGTCAAaggtattttacatttacgtcatttagcagacgctcttatccagagcgacttacaaattggatatgttttgttgttgtatgtAGTCCTGTATATACATCATTTGTAACACCCCTTCCTTTCATCAACCAAGATAATGATGAGAGGAAATATTCAAGTTAAATtatgttacatagcattatgatTAGGATGTATTCCAATGTTGAGCAGCTTTGACTTTATTGACTTGGTTCATTCTTTTCATTTTCCTTAAGTGCCAGAATCAACTAAGCCCTCCTCTACGCAGTCACTAGCCACTCCTGGCTCTGTGTCTCCCAGCCCTGGCCCCGCTCCACCATCGTCCCCCTGCCCTGCAGCTGGGTTCGTTGTTCTTCCGGGCGGGAACAATGCAAACCGGACGGCTGTGGCCAACGGACAGCCCCCCACCGGAACTCAGCCCACTCAGCGCTACATGCCCAGAGAGGTGCCCCCacgattccgctgccagcaggaCCACAAAGTGCTTCTGAAGAGGGGCCAGCCACCACTGTCCTGCATGCTGCTGGGGGGAGGCAGCGGTAGGGGAGACACACCCCCTCTTTCACAGGGAGAGGCCCCCAATGCAGCCACAGGTGGGTCAACATTGAAATGAAAAGATGTGGTTTGGATCTGAAGTCGGCAGCAGAGTGAATATTCGTCCAAGTGTAATTAACATGCTGTTTTAACCCAAACACGGTCCTCAAGTTAACAAAGTATATTTGCTCATTTTCTACAGATCCCAATCTGGGTTCACCTTCTCCTTCACCCCCTCACTCCTCACCCTCATCTTCAGTCGCTGCTTCTTCTACTTCGACTTATGCAAATTCCACATGGGGGGTGGGCTCTGGCAGCCAGCACCCCTCTCAGGGCTGGGAGAAGGTGATAGTGGATGGGAGTGACCTTGAGGAGTGGCCCAGCATCGTGGGTGGGGGCAGAGCGGGTTCCGAGGGAGCAGAGCTGGATGGACCCAACAACAGCAGTGCCTCACAGAGTGACAAATGCACCCAACAGCAGCTGAGGGTAGGAGGAGCAGGAGCTGGGAGTTCAGACAGTCCCTCCCCACCCCACTCCTCCCCCTCGTCACTCACTGAATGTGTCCTGTCTGGTGTCGTGTGGGGCTCTTCCAGTCAGCCTGGAATGGGAGGGGCCGCGGCAGCAACAGCAGAGGGGCCAGTGCTCTACAATTCCAAAGTCTCCTCTCTTCCTGGGACTCAGGAGAGCCCTCTTAGTGTGAACAGTGGGATTCCTGGTGCCAACTTCAACCCTAATGCCAACCCTTCAGCCTGGCCTGCCCTTGTGCAGGATGGAACGACAGGGGTTGGTGCAGCTACCACCGAAGCTGTGCCCTCATCCATCACAACCTCCTTCTCTGCCAGTACCACACACACTCATCCACTCTCCTCTGTGAATCAAGCTATCCATCAGCACCAACTCCATGAAATGCCTGCCAGGGATGGAGAGCATCTCCATGGGGATTGGGGGGGCTTGGGGCCGGAGCTCGGAGCAGGACCAAATCAAGGAGGCGAAAACCTTGTGGACAGTGGGGTTGTTGGAAGGAGCGGGAATCTCTctgcctcttcttcctcctccacaACCTCTTCCTCTTCATGGAGAGCCttgcctcccctctcctctaacctcaaCACAGGTGCCTCTAAGACTGACGGGTGGGACAGAGAAGGGGGAGATGCAGCTCAGGGGCAGGAGGAAAACGTGTGGGACTTTGGCAGCCAAGGTGAGAAAGCAGGGTTGGCAGGAGATGAAGCATGGGTCAGGGGAAATGATGTTAGCTCAAATACCCCAGTGGTATCTCAGGGAGCATGGGATGGGGGTACAGAGGAGGGTTGGGGTGGTACACAGGGGTCGACAGGTGTCAGGGGTTCCAGCAACCCAGCAATAGGAAGTAGCGGTGGAGGCGGGAGCAGCAAGAGCAGCAGCAGTGGAGGTAGCGGAGGCGGTGGTGGCGGCATATCCCAGGACTCTGCCTCACCAACGTTTGTTACTATGACAAGAGCTTGGGACAATCAGAAAGGGGTTGATGCTGGCGACGGAGTGGTGGGGGAATGGGCAGGCCAAGGTGGCAAAGGAAGTGGAGGCCCCTCATCCTCCAGTGGAGGAGGGTCCAGGCCTGGGAGTCACAATCGGCACCAGGAGCATTCCCGCCACCGATCCAGCAACCCACCCCCCAACCCTGAAGTGGCCTTACAGAGCATGCTCAGCCGGCCGGATCTGGATCCCAGGGTGCTGTCCAACACCGGATGGGGGCAGACCCAGGTACAGCAGAATGTGGCCTGGGACCTGGATACAGGAGCAGCCAGTCGAAGTGAGGGAAGCAGTTCCCCTGCATTTCCATCTCAAGCCGTAAATTCTACTAGTCGAGCTTCTACTTACCCCGCAAGCAACAGCGCAATTACTGATCCATCTGCTGGGGCCCACATGCCTACTATGAACACTGGTCCTGGCCCTGTACCTTCAAGGGGTGGCTGGGATGAATGTGCTCCACCATCCAACATGAGGAATTCTGCTGCCTCCAGGACGCCAGTGGAAGATATTGATGGCAGCCAGGGAAAGACGAGTGGAGGCTGGGGCGACATCAGTACTTCAGAGAGCCAAGGCAAAGGCTGGGGCAGtgaggagcaggaggggagggaccGCAGAGGGGGCGGAGGAAGTAACTGGAGAGATTTCGGAGAACAGGGTGGTGGAAGAGGGAGTGGCTGGGGAGGTGGTCAGGAGGAGAAAGGGACTGCAGGGGGTTGGAAAGAGATGGGTAGGGAAGGAGGGGGATGGGGacaaagagggggagggggaggcgaCTGGACGCAGCGTGAACCCAAGACAGTCAGTGGAGGCTGGGGGGAAGGGAGGGGCAGAGTTGGAGGCAACACGGACAAGGGGTCTTGGGGTAACCTAGATGTGGGAGGCCCACAGAGGGGTTCGGGAGGTGGAGGTGACATGTGCGGCAAACCGCACCAGGACTGGAGCATGAAGCCGCATTCAGCACAGATACCAAACAGCCAAGCGGCAACACTGAAAGCCCCAAATCAACAGCAACACCAATCACAGACCCAACCGCCACCAGGAGGCTTGGGCAGGTCAGGAGGTCCTCCCACCCAGAATCAGAACCAAAGCTCAGGCTGGACTGCTGGCCCCATCCCTCAGATCCCTGTTGGGCCTGCTGAGGCCCCTGAGCCCAGCGGTTGGGAGGAACCCTCCCCTCAGTCCATCAGCCGCAAGATGGAGATTGACGATGGCACTTCTGCCTGGGGCAATCCCACCTGCTACAACAGCAAGAATGTGAACCTGTGGGATAAAAACAGTGCCCCCTCTGGTCAGCCACTTCAAGGCCAAGCTCAACAGGGTCCACCAACATCCGTACAACAGCCACCACCAAGGAGACAGCCTGGGATCCCAGCTAACCGGGACTCAAACCCTGGCAATGCACCTGGAATGGGTAAGAGATGCCGGATTTATTCCTTCAAAGGCCAAAAATGTGAATTTCTAGCAGATTTTCTTAATCCGGTATTCTCTGTATTACTAGGCCCAGGTATGTGGGGAGGGGGTGGCAACCTCGCTGGACAATCTGTGGATAATGGCACCACTTCCTGGGGGCAGACTTCTGATGCACCATCTGGCTGGGGAGACCCAGATGACTCAAGCAAAGCCGCTGGTTGGGGAAATCCCTCATCCAAATCTGGTAAGACACTTCAATGAGTTTTCATTGTAAGGCAAACGTGTTGTTGGTTGTTGCTCCTTAGGACATTGCATGACCCCTCTCTGCATGTCCCATAGGCTCAAAGTCAGTGCAAGAGAGCTGGGGCAAAGGAGAGGGCCCAGTTCCAGCCTCTCGACACTCCAGCTGGGATGAGGATGAGGACGTTGGTGGAGTTTGGAACAGCACAGGCTCCCAGGGCAGCAGCAACTACAATTCTGGTGGCTGGGGGCAAGGCCCCGGGGGAAAGAGAGGCAACCTCAAGGTATGTTGTGATTAGGGTCTGCTTGCTCAATTTTGTTTTTATGTCCTAATCTGTTGATCTATGAAagatatctttctgattgagagattGTTTCGCTACATtgaatgtttgtgtgtttgtttgttcccTAAAGGGTGGAGGTGGAGACCACTGGATGAACCCCATGACACGACAATTCCAAAATATGGGACTCATGGTAAGCCCTTTTATGTCTCGGAAGAAAGGATGGTGATGATGCATTTTATCTGTTCaagggtaggtagcataaacaaccacatgtaacatatggatttgcattagAATACCcatcaaaagtcccaatgcaaagttTCACCTCACTTTTTCTATTTTTCAAG from Coregonus clupeaformis isolate EN_2021a unplaced genomic scaffold, ASM2061545v1 scaf1336, whole genome shotgun sequence includes these protein-coding regions:
- the LOC121569018 gene encoding trinucleotide repeat-containing gene 6B protein-like translates to MEDKKKKKEDKKKREASQKVTEQKVKVPESTKPSSTQSLATPGSVSPSPGPAPPSSPCPAAGFVVLPGGNNANRTAVANGQPPTGTQPTQRYMPREVPPRFRCQQDHKVLLKRGQPPLSCMLLGGGSGRGDTPPLSQGEAPNAATDPNLGSPSPSPPHSSPSSSVAASSTSTYANSTWGVGSGSQHPSQGWEKVIVDGSDLEEWPSIVGGGRAGSEGAELDGPNNSSASQSDKCTQQQLRVGGAGAGSSDSPSPPHSSPSSLTECVLSGVVWGSSSQPGMGGAAAATAEGPVLYNSKVSSLPGTQESPLSVNSGIPGANFNPNANPSAWPALVQDGTTGVGAATTEAVPSSITTSFSASTTHTHPLSSVNQAIHQHQLHEMPARDGEHLHGDWGGLGPELGAGPNQGGENLVDSGVVGRSGNLSASSSSSTTSSSSWRALPPLSSNLNTGASKTDGWDREGGDAAQGQEENVWDFGSQGEKAGLAGDEAWVRGNDVSSNTPVVSQGAWDGGTEEGWGGTQGSTGVRGSSNPAIGSSGGGGSSKSSSSGGSGGGGGGISQDSASPTFVTMTRAWDNQKGVDAGDGVVGEWAGQGGKGSGGPSSSSGGGSRPGSHNRHQEHSRHRSSNPPPNPEVALQSMLSRPDLDPRVLSNTGWGQTQVQQNVAWDLDTGAASRSEGSSSPAFPSQAVNSTSRASTYPASNSAITDPSAGAHMPTMNTGPGPVPSRGGWDECAPPSNMRNSAASRTPVEDIDGSQGKTSGGWGDISTSESQGKGWGSEEQEGRDRRGGGGSNWRDFGEQGGGRGSGWGGGQEEKGTAGGWKEMGREGGGWGQRGGGGGDWTQREPKTVSGGWGEGRGRVGGNTDKGSWGNLDVGGPQRGSGGGGDMCGKPHQDWSMKPHSAQIPNSQAATLKAPNQQQHQSQTQPPPGGLGRSGGPPTQNQNQSSGWTAGPIPQIPVGPAEAPEPSGWEEPSPQSISRKMEIDDGTSAWGNPTCYNSKNVNLWDKNSAPSGQPLQGQAQQGPPTSVQQPPPRRQPGIPANRDSNPGNAPGMGPGMWGGGGNLAGQSVDNGTTSWGQTSDAPSGWGDPDDSSKAAGWGNPSSKSGSKSVQESWGKGEGPVPASRHSSWDEDEDVGGVWNSTGSQGSSNYNSGGWGQGPGGKRGNLKGGGGDHWMNPMTRQFQNMGLMGEDLSLDKKLEGDKRGMNDYSGEMRRRGGGGYRMPSSKDMGPGDMGPYSDKMGGHGVFGGSGGMPQPRGMHQPGMHPMNPSQGLRGQVPHQFLSAQVPGPMLKQVPSPGSSVGGVGGGVFPPQLSPQQLAVLSNIYPHVQQFHLACQLLLQQQQQQQLLQNQRKFPQPQPIRQQPDPQQLARIMAILQQQRQQQQGGVGGGSGSSKLSPSHLGGAPKQPMADSMPHPGMAGPLSDLHAKTHGMYSGLAPRGNLSGLELGSMVGGVKDGGGQQSRFKWMMEGHSPAPSPPDAAQHKNGPLPMPMKVRGGSPYSQYELLGVDGLGMPPQGPSDNWHRTPGSKMGTMTGTSSWPPEFQPGVPWKGIQSADPESDPYMTPSSVLGSPGPSSLSDSDHQLLRDNTGPNPSLNTLLPSPGAWPYSASDNPLGNAHSTAKYSEYKPSWPPEPIGHNKPWKTNRVSSQLSRPPPGLTSQKQALTSPWGSGAPRLARGWGEGGASQDSRFGTGSAWSDGVASRGSCWLLLSNLTPQIDGSTLRTICMQHGPLLTFHLGLTQGSALIRYSTRQEAAKAQGALHMCVLGNTTILAEFVSEEEVARYFAHSQVGGTEGASPGAGPAQGSSGTRTAVGNSGGGSPGSERAVGGGAGNNSGGNSGGGGVLGSVGPSGSGWQSLDGTGSSPEATSAQGPGLGIFAQWSANGAGKGVGGGVGQVEAGRSGLWGGVTPGYSSSSLWGAPQMEDRHQMGSPAALLPGDLLGGGADSI